The following nucleotide sequence is from Mucilaginibacter sp. cycad4.
TAAACTAACTGCCGATGACCTTGACAAGATCATCTATATCCGCAACCAGGGCCATACCGTTATGGAAGCCATTAACCGGCAGCTGGCCCATTATCCCTATCACGTTGGCCAGATCGTTTTTTTAGGCAAGATGCTTTGCAATGAAAACTGGCATTCATTATCTATCCCCAGGGGGCAATCTGAAAATTACAATGCTGATAAGTTTGCCAAAGAGAAACGGAAAGCGCATTTTACGGATGAGGAATAATCCGACCCTTCAGAATTAACCAAACTTACTTATGACTCCAGAAGAATTTGTTAAAATATTCCATACTAATAAGCAAGATCAATTTGCCAATTACTTGAATAACCAAGACACCTACGTCTCAAGCCTTATAAACCAGCTCGACCCGGATGAAAAAGGAATCACCATACTTCGGGAAATTATAGATACAGTCCTCACCGATACATATTACACTTTTTTATTAGGTATTGACGGAGCAGCAAATATTGGCGGCGTTCAACAACTGTATAAGCTTTTCGATCAGAACAAGAACGAATTAACCGGCTCGGGACAAATTGAGGGATTTGCATATGAGTATTTTCACGGGGACAAAAGTTAAAATACAAATTAGTTTTCCAGGGAAATCGATCCCAACGTTTCAAGCCCTGAAATTCCAATTTTAAAAATTTTTTTCGAATAAATTTTTGCAACCGTTTAATTGCATTTATATTTGCAATTAAACGGTTGCAAAAAAGATTTTATGAGAAGAGATGTATTTCAGGCCATTGCCGATCCTACCCGCAGGGCTATTATCAGTCTGCTGGCTTTGCAGGCCATGACACCCAATGCCATTGCCGAACATTTTCAAAGCAGCAGGCAAGCTGTATCCAAACATATCCAGATCCTGAGCGAATGCCAGCTGGTTAGCCAGAAACAAACCGGCCGCGAAATTTATTATCATTTTAACGCTCAAAAAATGAAAGAAGTGGATGTTTGGATGGACCAGTTCCGCGCCTTGTGGGAAACCCGTTTTAGCCAGTTAGATAACGTATTACAAAACCTAAAAAACAAACAGTCATGACAAACAACGAAGCCGTATTTACCAAAGACCTACAAAACAAAAAGCTTAATGTGATAAGAACTTTTGACGCGCCACTCAATTTAGTATGGCAGGCATGGACCGAAAGCGAGATCCTTGACCAGTGGTGGGCACCAAAACCATATCGCGCCGAAACCAAAACCATGGATTTCAGGGAGGGCGGTTACTGGCTGTACCAGATGGTTGGCCCGGAGCATACTGAACATCCCACATGGTGCAAGGAAGAGTACAAAACAATTGTAGTTCCGCAAAAAATTGCCAATGCGGTTTCCTTTTGTGATGAAAATGCTGTAACAAATACAAATTTCCCCGTCATGAACTGGGAGAAGAACTTTACCGGCGAGGGCGAGCATACTACCGTTAATATCGATATATATTTTGATAAACTGGAAGACATGCAAACCATTGTTGGCATGGGCTTCCAGGAAGGCTTCAATGCCGGCTTAAGCAACCTCGATCATTACCTGAGTACCGCTTTCAAGATCAGGAAAGACCTGAAGCCCAACAACGCGGCAAGGGTTACCACTTACTTAAATTTCCCGGGCAATACCGAAGAAGCTTTCAACTTTTATAAGGATGTTTTTAAAGGCGAGTTTACCGGTAAAAAACTTACACGTTTTGAAGACATAGAATTGCCTGCCGAAATGCCACCAATGAGCAAGGCAGATAAAAAGCTGATCATCCATGCCGAGCTCACCATTATGGGAGGCCACGTGCTGATGGCTACCGATGCGCCGGAAAGCATGGGTTTCAAATTACTAACTGGTAACAATATGCACATTAACGTTGAGCCCGAAAGCCGTGAAGAAACTGAACGTTTATTCAATGAACTTTCGGCCGGAGGTAAGGTGAGTATGCCCTTGAGCGATATGTTTTTTGGAGCCTATTTCGCAGAGCTTACTGATAAGTATGGAATTAACTGGATGCTGAATTATCAGAATGTCTGAACCAGGATTTGGGGGGATTTTTTGGATTAATAGGATTTAATTTACGGATTTAACCTTGCGCTCGTTTGCAACGAGCACTTAACGTGACTTAGCGATTGCATCGCGACTCGCATTACAAATGCTAAACCATATTAAACACCCATCACAGATGAGCGCAAGTTATATTTATTGAATTTGCATGGCATTCTGTCAATTACTTAATTCAATAAATTCGGGTTCAGACAATTTCTCAAATCTCATATCTCACATCTCATATCAAAATCCTATCTTTGCCCATGCAAGAAAAAATCCTCATTCTTGACTTTGGCTCGCAATTCACCCAACTTATAGCGCGCCGCGTCAGGGAGCTCAATATTTATTGTGAGATCCACCCCTTCAATCATTATCCCGAAATTGACAGCACTGTAAAAGGTATCATCCTTTCCGGCAGCCCTTATTCTGTAAGGCAGGAAGACGCGCCTCATTTCGAGTTTGAAAAATTTCACACCACCCGCCCTATTTTAGGTGTTTGCTATGGAGCTCAATACGTTGCCCATTTTCATGGCGGCGAAGTATTGCCATCAAGCACACGCGAATACGGTCGCGCCAATTTGGAATATATCAAAAAAGATAATCCACTGTTTAAGGACGTTCCCGGTGGATCACAGGTGTGGATGTCGCACGGCGATACCATTGCAACCATCGGCGATAACTTTGAGGTAATAGCCAGTACCGACAGCGTTAAAGTTGCTGCTTACCAGGTAACCGGCACCCAAACTTACGGCATCCAGTTCCACCCCGAGGTTACCCATAGTATTGACGGCAAGCAATTGCTGCAAAACTTTTTGGTTGATATCTGCGGATGTAGACAAGACTGGACACCAGATTCATTCATCGAAACCACAGTTGCCGCTCTTCGCGAGAAGCTGGGCGATGATAAAGTAGTGCTTGGCTTATCAGGCGGCGTTGATTCGTCGGTTGCCGCGGTATTGCTGCATCATGCTATCGGCAAAAACCTGCACTGTATATTTGTTGATAACGGCCTTTTGCGTAAAGATGAGTTTGAGCAGGTGCTTGATTCATATCAACACATGGGCTTAAACATAAAAGGCATCGACGCCAAACAACGTTTTTATGACGCACTTGCCGGCTTAACCGATCCTGAAAAGAAACGTAAGGCTATCGGCCGTGTGTTCATCGAAGTATTTGACGATGCCGCCCATGAGGTACAGGATGTGAAATGGTTGGGCCAGGGCACAATCTATCCGGATGTTATCGAATCGGTATCAGTTAAAGGCCCTTCAGCCACCATCAAATCGCACCATAACGTAGGCGGTTTGCCCGATTTTATGAAACTTAAAGTTGTGGAGCCGCTTAACACTTTGTTTAAAGACGAGGTAAGGAAAGTAGGTAAAGCTTTAGGTATCGATCCTAATATTTTAGGTCGCCACCCATTCCCGGGCCCAGGCCTGGCTATCAGGATCCTGGGCGACATCACACCTGAAAAAGTGGCGATATTACAGGAAGCCGATGCAATTTATATAAACAATTTACGTGCCGCCGGGGTTTACGATAAAGTTTGGCAGGCCGGTTCCATATTTTTACCGGTACAATCGGTAGGTGTAATGGGCGATGAACGTACTTACGAAAACGTGATCTGCCTCCGTGCCGTTGAATCGGTTGACGGGATGACCGCCGACTGGTGCCATTTACCGTACGATTTGCTGGCTAAGATCAGCAACGAGATCATCAACAACGTAAAAGGAATTAACCGGGTAGTATATGATATCAGTTCAAAACCACCGGCCACCATTGAGTGGGAATAAGTGGTTACCGTTTTTTTGCATAGCCTTGCTGCTGGCCGCGTGTTCACCAAAAACGCGGCCGGTAGCAACTACCGTAAAAAAACCGACTGATACCGAAAAAAAGCCCGGCAATACAAACGAAAAACCATCAGAAAAGGCCTCGGAACAAAAGGTGGCTAATATAGCCATGATCCTGCCTTTGAATCTTGAACATTTAAATCCGGCTCAAAAATATAGCCCTATACAATTGAGCCAGGCTAATATCGCTGTTGAATATTACCAGGGATTTAAGCTTGCCCTTGATTCGCTTACCGCTTACGGAAATAATTATAAGCTGCAGATCTTTGACTCAAGAGATGAGGCTATGCAGGCACATGACCTGGCTTTAAATGCGTTTGTCCGTTCAAGCGATTTGATAGTCGGCCCTGTTTTTCCGGATGGGGTGAAGGCGTTTTCCGGTGCGCTATCCTATTCAAAGGGGCCAATTTTGTCGCCTTTGTCGCCGGCTAATCCAGCTACCATCAATAGCAAAAATTTAATTACTGTTATCCCGCCGTTGGAATATCATGCCTGGGGTGCTGCCGAATACATTAACAGAACCGTTAAGCCCAAAAAGATCTTCATTTTGCGCTCCGGCTTTAACCAGGAAAACGATTACGCCGTTAATTTTAAAAAAGCCATAGATAGCTTAAGCAAAAAAAAGGTAAAGGTTACCAATGTATATGTGATACGCGGAAAACTCAGCAGCTTGCTTCCGCAACTGTCAAAAACAGAAAAAAATGTGTTTGTGATCCCCGCTACCGATCAGGCCTTTTTGGGTGTAACCCTCCGATCGTTAGATACGCTGAACAAACATTACCCGGTTATGGTGTTTGGGCACCCAAGCTGGGACAAATTCAGCTTCCTGAAACCACAACTTTTACAGCGCCTGAACACGCATATCACCTCCACCGAAAAAATAAATTACAAAGCAGGGGCAACAATAACATTTTTACGTAACTATAGGCGGGCATATCACGTTGAACCGACCGAATACGCCATTAAAGGTTTTGATGAAGGGTTATATTTTGGCAGGCAGCTTTTTGCCGACAAAGGTTTATCCTTACTTAACGAAACCGATTTTACCGGCCTGCATAACAGCTTTCATTTTATAAAAAAGCCGGGACAGGGCTGGATAAATACCCACGTAAATATATTAATGTACACTAACTTTGAGCTAAAACAGGTAGAATGAAGGCTATAAATCAGCTTAAAACGTTTCAGCGAATTTTGGATGAATACCCTGCCGATACGCCACTAAGTAAATTTTTACCCGGCTTTTACCGGCAAAACAAACAAATGGGCTCAACCGACAGGCGGGTGGCCAACCGACTGGTGTACAATTATTTTCGCCTGGGCAGGGCACTGCCAAACTTACCTGAAGATGAGCGGTTGCTGGTTGCCGAATTTCTATGTAATACCCAAACCAACTCCTACCTGCAACACTTCAAACCCGAGTGGGCTGTATGTGTAGGTTTTAATGATGATGATAAACTCGCGCTCGTAAAAACTACCTATCCTGATTTTAAACTGGAAGATGTTTTTCCATGGAGCAGCCAGCTTTCAGAAGGGATTAATAAGGAAGCTTTTCTGAAATCTTTTTTCTGCCAGCCCGATCTGTTTATCCGGGTGCGCAACGGTTACGACCATTTGGTGAAAGCCGAACTAACCAAGGCTCAGGTTGTTTTTAAGGATGAGGGCAACGGCTGTTATTCTCTTCCTAACGGTACACGTCTCGAAACTATATTCCCTAAACAACATTGGTTCGAGGTGCAGGATTATTCATCACAGCAAACCGGCAATTATTTTAAGCCCCAGCGCTGGGATAACTGGTGGGATGCCTGCGCGGCATCGGGAGGTAAATCGTTATTGCTGCATGAAGATGAACCCAATATTAAACTGGTAGTATCCGATATCCGCGAATCCATCCTCGCCAACCTTGATGAGCGCTTTCAATTAGCCGGATTGACTAAATATCAGAAAAAAGCCCTGGATCTTACCCAAAACATCGATTCGGTGATGCATGATTATGCTTTCGACGGGATCATCCTTGATGCCCCCTGCAGCGGCTCAGGTACTTGGGGCCGCACTCCCGAAATGATAGCCCAGTTTGATGTGCACAAAATTGAGTTTTTTCAGAAGCTTCAAAAAAGCATTGCCCAAAACGTGGTAAAATATCTTAAACCCGGTAAGCCACTCATCTATATTACCTGCTCTGCCTTTAAAGGCGAGAATGAAGATGTAGTTGACTATTTGGTAAACGACCTCGGTTTAAAGCTTGAAGAAAAAGCGGTTTTAAAAGGCTATGAGCGTAAGGCGGATACTATGTTTGTGGCGAGGTTGAGCCCCCCGGCCCTCTGAAGGGGGAGTTTGCAGTAGATACTACAAATTATATTCCGACGCCGTCGCTCGGCTCCAGCCGGGTGACCACTATTACGCGGCGTCCCGCCGCCGGTTTGCTAAGTCATTTTAAGTGCACAGGCCAGAGGCCTGGGAATAATAGTCACTCGGCTGGAGCCAAGCGACTGCCCAAGTGGGGTAATAATTTCCACCCGACAAGCTCCCCCTTCCCCCCTTTGGCGCAAGTCTTGAGTAGAGGATATCGTGGAGGTTGACTTGTGCCTCCGCAAGCTCCTCTCATAGAATCTTATCTTGGTCTTTTTACCACCGCTGTAATAATTCCTCCTGCAATTAAGCCAATAGGTAAAATAACTTGTCCCGGTAAAATAACCATTGAAACAATAGCTAAAAAAACACCGATTCCTATTTTTAATAACGCTAAATTAAAGAATGGTTTTTGCGCGTCATTAACATCAATTATTTTTTGAACAGTCAAATTCGTTAATACTTGCTTTATCAAATCAGCAGGAATGCCCTGCTTTTCGAGCCGGGCATAAATGATCTCATTATCAAGTCCTTCGTTTTTTAATCTTGAAGCTTGCAGGTAAGCTTTCCTTTTTAGTTCTTCGTCCATTGGTTTAGGTTAAAATATTCAAACAAATCAGGGGGCTACAAATGTGTATTACTCCTGAACAGCTTTATCGCAATTGCAAGCAAAATAATCCCGAATGCTTTACGAAGCACGCTCAACCCTATCGGCCCAAGCAGCCTTTCCAGCCACTTTACATTTTTAAGTACGAGATATACCACGAGGGTATTTAAAACAATGCCCACAAGGATATTTTGGGTTTGATATTGCGATTTAAGGGAGAGCAGCGTGGTCATGGTTCCGGCCCCCGCTATAAGCGGAAAAGCCAGCGGCACAATGGACGCTGCCTGCGGCAATTCTTCTTTAAAAAAATCGACGCCCAATATCATTTCCATGGCTATGATGAAAATTACCAGGGAGCCTGCAATGGCAAATGAAGAAATATCCAACCCAATTACCGCCAGCAACTCATCCCCGATAAAAAGGAACGTCACCATAAGCACAAGCACGGCTATACTTGCCTTTTCCGATTCAATATGGCCTACACGCTGCCTGAGCTGAATAATTACCGGTATGGCGCCCAAAATATCAATAATAGCAAAAAGGATCATCGTAACCGAAATGATCTCTTTAATTATAAACGGGTGCGGCATGGTGCGTAGGATTTATTCTTTTTTCTTTAAACGGAAACTTAGCAAAAAGGCTGCAAAAATATAGCATGAAGATAAGAAGAAAATAGCATGTACCGATAGCAAAGCTGCAAAGCCGGCCGTAACAGGCCCGAGGGTTTGCCCAATCGACGCGTACGACTGGTTGATCCCCAATATTTTG
It contains:
- a CDS encoding helix-turn-helix transcriptional regulator; translation: MRRDVFQAIADPTRRAIISLLALQAMTPNAIAEHFQSSRQAVSKHIQILSECQLVSQKQTGREIYYHFNAQKMKEVDVWMDQFRALWETRFSQLDNVLQNLKNKQS
- a CDS encoding SRPBCC domain-containing protein, whose protein sequence is MTNNEAVFTKDLQNKKLNVIRTFDAPLNLVWQAWTESEILDQWWAPKPYRAETKTMDFREGGYWLYQMVGPEHTEHPTWCKEEYKTIVVPQKIANAVSFCDENAVTNTNFPVMNWEKNFTGEGEHTTVNIDIYFDKLEDMQTIVGMGFQEGFNAGLSNLDHYLSTAFKIRKDLKPNNAARVTTYLNFPGNTEEAFNFYKDVFKGEFTGKKLTRFEDIELPAEMPPMSKADKKLIIHAELTIMGGHVLMATDAPESMGFKLLTGNNMHINVEPESREETERLFNELSAGGKVSMPLSDMFFGAYFAELTDKYGINWMLNYQNV
- the guaA gene encoding glutamine-hydrolyzing GMP synthase: MQEKILILDFGSQFTQLIARRVRELNIYCEIHPFNHYPEIDSTVKGIILSGSPYSVRQEDAPHFEFEKFHTTRPILGVCYGAQYVAHFHGGEVLPSSTREYGRANLEYIKKDNPLFKDVPGGSQVWMSHGDTIATIGDNFEVIASTDSVKVAAYQVTGTQTYGIQFHPEVTHSIDGKQLLQNFLVDICGCRQDWTPDSFIETTVAALREKLGDDKVVLGLSGGVDSSVAAVLLHHAIGKNLHCIFVDNGLLRKDEFEQVLDSYQHMGLNIKGIDAKQRFYDALAGLTDPEKKRKAIGRVFIEVFDDAAHEVQDVKWLGQGTIYPDVIESVSVKGPSATIKSHHNVGGLPDFMKLKVVEPLNTLFKDEVRKVGKALGIDPNILGRHPFPGPGLAIRILGDITPEKVAILQEADAIYINNLRAAGVYDKVWQAGSIFLPVQSVGVMGDERTYENVICLRAVESVDGMTADWCHLPYDLLAKISNEIINNVKGINRVVYDISSKPPATIEWE
- a CDS encoding RsmB/NOP family class I SAM-dependent RNA methyltransferase — translated: MKAINQLKTFQRILDEYPADTPLSKFLPGFYRQNKQMGSTDRRVANRLVYNYFRLGRALPNLPEDERLLVAEFLCNTQTNSYLQHFKPEWAVCVGFNDDDKLALVKTTYPDFKLEDVFPWSSQLSEGINKEAFLKSFFCQPDLFIRVRNGYDHLVKAELTKAQVVFKDEGNGCYSLPNGTRLETIFPKQHWFEVQDYSSQQTGNYFKPQRWDNWWDACAASGGKSLLLHEDEPNIKLVVSDIRESILANLDERFQLAGLTKYQKKALDLTQNIDSVMHDYAFDGIILDAPCSGSGTWGRTPEMIAQFDVHKIEFFQKLQKSIAQNVVKYLKPGKPLIYITCSAFKGENEDVVDYLVNDLGLKLEEKAVLKGYERKADTMFVARLSPPAL
- a CDS encoding MarC family protein, translating into MPHPFIIKEIISVTMILFAIIDILGAIPVIIQLRQRVGHIESEKASIAVLVLMVTFLFIGDELLAVIGLDISSFAIAGSLVIFIIAMEMILGVDFFKEELPQAASIVPLAFPLIAGAGTMTTLLSLKSQYQTQNILVGIVLNTLVVYLVLKNVKWLERLLGPIGLSVLRKAFGIILLAIAIKLFRSNTHL